The following coding sequences are from one Streptomyces venezuelae window:
- a CDS encoding VOC family protein produces the protein MSVQLNHTIVHARDNRESAEFFAELLGLEISGAWGPFVAVALSNSVTLDFAAVPAESITPQHYAFLVSEAEFEAAYEKIRVRGIEHWADPRQTLPGDFNRNDGGRGVYFLDPAGHAMELITVPYGGWPEV, from the coding sequence TTGTCCGTTCAGTTGAATCACACGATCGTCCACGCCCGGGACAACCGGGAGTCCGCCGAGTTCTTCGCGGAGCTGTTGGGCCTCGAAATCTCCGGCGCATGGGGACCGTTCGTCGCGGTCGCCCTCAGCAATTCGGTCACTCTCGACTTCGCCGCCGTTCCCGCCGAGTCGATCACCCCGCAGCACTACGCCTTCCTGGTCTCGGAGGCGGAGTTCGAGGCGGCGTACGAGAAGATCAGGGTCCGTGGGATCGAGCACTGGGCCGATCCGCGGCAGACGCTGCCGGGCGACTTCAACCGCAACGACGGCGGCCGGGGCGTGTACTTCCTCGATCCGGCGGGGCACGCGATGGAGCTCATCACCGTGCCGTACGGCGGGTGGCCCGAGGTGTAG
- a CDS encoding DUF6194 family protein, giving the protein MEQIIATVRNLDGALVLVPEPGSDSPELAWGDAFFYYAPDGRPPENVQPYGTVVTKNYPDDTASDLDLPGRWRVNVRVDRATFRDLTGEEPHGITRPRDHATADRVLPHPVYGALGWVCVVNPGERTADTVVRLLRDAHEAARARFARRHGPAHSARSTSLSTARRRRV; this is encoded by the coding sequence ATGGAACAGATCATCGCGACCGTACGAAACCTCGACGGCGCGCTCGTGCTCGTCCCGGAGCCGGGGAGCGACTCCCCCGAGCTCGCGTGGGGTGACGCGTTCTTCTACTACGCCCCCGATGGCCGACCGCCCGAGAACGTCCAGCCCTACGGGACCGTCGTCACCAAGAACTACCCGGACGACACCGCCTCCGACCTGGACCTCCCGGGCCGTTGGCGCGTCAACGTCCGCGTCGACCGCGCGACGTTCCGGGACCTCACCGGTGAGGAGCCGCACGGCATCACCCGACCCCGTGACCACGCGACCGCCGACCGCGTGCTGCCGCACCCGGTGTACGGCGCGCTGGGCTGGGTCTGCGTCGTCAATCCCGGCGAGCGGACGGCCGACACGGTCGTACGGCTGCTGCGCGACGCCCACGAGGCGGCTCGGGCACGGTTCGCACGGCGGCACGGTCCGGCACACAGCGCTCGGTCGACCAGCCTCTCGACAGCGCGACGTCGTCGTGTCTAA
- a CDS encoding MerR family transcriptional regulator produces the protein MDGTASGGRRRTERLRTVDVAREAGYSVQQVRDLERLGVIPQAARSSNGYRSYTAAHVQALRAYRGLAAAVGPVEARRRLAELRTATIAEAAAAISAAHVRLARERDEALRAQQALRAIQGETDTPGPERDGDTMTITQLAAALDVRPSTLRFWEEEGLVTPERVTSLRARRYGLAAIGEARIVAALRNAGYGVPAVRDIMGSLHRFDGQGLGEAEHILRQRLDRIASRTVALLRAGADLAAVVTSGQEPPVAR, from the coding sequence GTGGACGGAACCGCGAGTGGCGGTCGGCGGCGAACGGAGCGGCTGAGGACCGTCGATGTCGCCCGCGAGGCGGGGTACTCGGTGCAGCAGGTCCGTGACCTGGAGCGGCTGGGCGTCATTCCGCAGGCCGCGCGGTCGAGCAACGGCTACCGCTCGTACACGGCAGCCCACGTGCAGGCTCTTCGCGCCTATCGCGGACTCGCCGCCGCCGTCGGGCCCGTCGAGGCCCGGCGGCGGCTCGCGGAGCTGCGGACGGCGACGATCGCCGAGGCCGCCGCGGCGATCAGCGCGGCGCACGTGCGGCTCGCGCGGGAACGGGACGAGGCCCTCCGCGCGCAACAGGCGTTGCGCGCGATCCAGGGGGAGACGGACACGCCCGGACCGGAGCGGGACGGCGACACGATGACGATCACGCAGCTGGCCGCGGCGCTCGACGTACGCCCCTCGACCCTGCGGTTCTGGGAGGAGGAAGGACTCGTCACCCCTGAGCGGGTGACGTCACTGCGAGCACGTCGGTACGGCCTCGCGGCGATCGGCGAGGCCCGGATCGTCGCCGCCCTCCGCAACGCCGGATACGGCGTTCCCGCGGTGCGCGACATCATGGGCTCCCTGCACCGGTTCGACGGGCAGGGGCTGGGAGAGGCCGAGCACATCCTGCGGCAACGCCTCGACCGGATCGCCTCGCGGACCGTGGCGCTGCTCCGGGCGGGCGCGGACCTCGCAGCCGTCGTCACGTCCGGTCAGGAACCGCCGGTCGCCCGATAG